A region from the Methanofollis liminatans DSM 4140 genome encodes:
- a CDS encoding DUF655 domain-containing protein yields MKTEKKEIYAVVVDVLLQGRADDPKPVFKREPIVQAVGKDQFKLLELIPKKGADIRIYDTVYIGDEERKQIERVKRRIGYGELTNTGRVELPFAIEAIVKENEARYVEFFNKAVPITSKLHTFHLLPGIGKKLMWELLEEREKKSFESFEDIALRIKSLPSPVKLIVGRVLEELQDPEIKYRLFTAR; encoded by the coding sequence ATGAAGACGGAGAAAAAGGAGATCTACGCAGTAGTTGTGGATGTGCTCCTCCAGGGACGTGCAGATGACCCGAAGCCGGTCTTCAAGCGCGAACCTATCGTTCAGGCAGTCGGGAAAGATCAGTTCAAACTCCTTGAACTGATCCCGAAGAAGGGTGCCGACATCCGGATCTATGATACGGTCTACATCGGCGATGAAGAACGCAAGCAGATCGAACGGGTGAAAAGGCGGATCGGATACGGCGAACTGACGAACACCGGGCGGGTCGAACTCCCCTTTGCGATCGAGGCGATCGTGAAGGAGAACGAAGCCAGGTACGTGGAGTTCTTCAATAAAGCCGTCCCGATCACCTCGAAACTCCACACCTTCCACCTCCTCCCGGGCATCGGGAAGAAACTGATGTGGGAGCTGCTGGAAGAACGGGAGAAAAAGTCGTTCGAGAGTTTCGAGGACATCGCCCTGCGCATCAAGTCTCTGCCGAGTCCGGTGAAGCTGATCGTCGGGCGGGTGCTCGAAGAGCTTCAGGACCCCGAGATCAAGTATCGTCTGTTCACGGCACGATGA
- a CDS encoding ABC transporter ATP-binding protein produces the protein MNEQVPPDATTPSPPLLDFANITVMRGDKKVLDSLSLTVGAGEHLALLGPNGAGKSSLIKTITREHYPLAHADRRFLIMGKEVWEVGALRSMLGIVSNELQFTFTREITGREAVLSGFFSSVGLFRHEVTATMEEKTDEILRFLEIEHLADRSMREMSSGEGRRFLIGRALVHDPAALILDEPTNSMDLHALHHFRSTLQKIARSGTGVIMVTHNLHDIIPEISRVVLVKEGRICADGPKEEILTDTIIGGLFDVPVHIREEGGWYYASGY, from the coding sequence ATGAACGAGCAGGTACCCCCTGATGCAACGACTCCCTCTCCCCCGCTGCTGGACTTCGCCAATATCACCGTGATGAGGGGCGACAAAAAAGTCCTCGACTCCCTCTCCCTCACCGTCGGTGCCGGCGAGCACCTCGCCCTCCTCGGGCCGAACGGTGCGGGGAAGTCGTCCCTGATCAAGACGATCACCCGCGAGCACTACCCGCTGGCGCACGCCGATCGCAGGTTTTTGATCATGGGAAAGGAGGTCTGGGAGGTGGGCGCCCTGCGCTCAATGCTCGGCATCGTCTCGAACGAACTGCAGTTCACCTTCACCCGGGAGATCACCGGGCGCGAGGCAGTCCTCTCCGGTTTCTTCTCCAGCGTCGGGCTCTTCAGGCACGAGGTCACTGCGACGATGGAGGAGAAGACCGACGAGATCCTCAGGTTCCTGGAGATCGAGCACCTCGCAGATCGTTCCATGAGGGAGATGTCCAGCGGCGAGGGCAGGCGCTTCCTGATCGGGCGGGCGCTCGTCCACGACCCCGCTGCACTCATCCTGGACGAGCCCACGAACAGCATGGACCTCCACGCCCTTCACCACTTCCGCTCGACACTCCAGAAGATTGCCCGCTCGGGCACCGGCGTGATCATGGTCACCCACAATCTCCACGACATCATCCCGGAGATCTCGCGGGTGGTCTTGGTGAAGGAGGGGCGGATCTGCGCCGACGGCCCGAAGGAGGAGATCCTGACCGACACAATCATCGGCGGCCTCTTCGATGTCCCGGTGCATATCAGGGAGGAGGGAGGGTGGTATTATGCGAGCGGGTATTAG
- a CDS encoding RNA polymerase Rpb4 family protein yields the protein MKVKGLISDERITLPEMREQLAQVEAQRHEAGQEMSYELRQSIEHANHLSKTTAEKARALVNELLALEKMKPDIAFRIANIMPQSRDELRAIYAKERYTLTGEELDVILEMVITHL from the coding sequence ATGAAGGTAAAAGGATTAATCAGCGATGAGCGAATTACTCTCCCGGAAATGAGAGAGCAGCTCGCGCAGGTCGAAGCACAGCGCCATGAGGCCGGGCAGGAAATGTCCTATGAACTCCGCCAGAGCATTGAGCATGCCAATCACCTCTCCAAGACCACTGCCGAGAAGGCCCGCGCCCTTGTAAACGAGCTCCTCGCACTGGAAAAGATGAAACCTGACATCGCGTTCAGGATCGCCAATATCATGCCCCAGTCGAGGGACGAACTCAGGGCGATCTACGCCAAGGAGCGTTACACGCTCACCGGCGAGGAACTCGATGTGATTCTCGAGATGGTGATTACCCACCTCTGA
- the rsmA gene encoding 16S rRNA (adenine(1518)-N(6)/adenine(1519)-N(6))-dimethyltransferase RsmA, which yields MKARHDQHFLRDRRAIERIVALSEVSGRNVLEIGPGEGVLTAALLQAGAKVTAIELDPSLVEGLEERFAGEIRAGTFTLIHGDAVRVPYPAFDIVVANLPYSASSPITFRLLDAGFERAVLMYQREFAERMAAPVGTPECGRLSVMVQTYAEVKLCFNLPPGAFSPPPQVASTVVRLTPHEPPHYIADREVYAAVVRELFSHRRKTVRNGLRGGRGALGAENVERAIAGLPEEILSMRPEELSLMVFALIANLCTASA from the coding sequence ATGAAGGCACGACACGACCAGCACTTCCTCAGAGACCGCCGGGCGATCGAGCGGATCGTTGCTCTTTCGGAGGTTTCAGGGCGAAACGTCCTCGAGATCGGGCCCGGAGAAGGGGTGCTGACCGCAGCTCTCCTCCAGGCGGGTGCGAAGGTCACGGCGATCGAACTCGATCCCTCCCTTGTCGAAGGGCTTGAAGAGCGGTTCGCCGGCGAGATCAGGGCCGGAACGTTCACGCTCATCCACGGCGATGCGGTGAGGGTTCCTTACCCCGCCTTCGATATCGTCGTCGCAAATCTTCCCTATTCTGCGTCTTCACCGATCACATTCAGGCTCCTCGACGCCGGGTTCGAGCGCGCCGTATTGATGTACCAGCGCGAGTTTGCCGAACGGATGGCGGCACCGGTGGGAACACCGGAATGCGGGCGGCTCTCGGTGATGGTCCAGACCTATGCAGAGGTGAAACTCTGCTTCAACCTCCCGCCCGGCGCATTTTCACCGCCGCCGCAGGTCGCCTCGACGGTGGTCCGCCTCACCCCGCACGAACCTCCCCACTATATTGCGGACCGCGAGGTGTATGCGGCGGTGGTCAGGGAACTCTTCTCCCACCGGCGAAAGACGGTGCGAAACGGTCTGCGCGGGGGGCGGGGCGCTCTCGGGGCTGAGAACGTGGAGCGAGCGATCGCCGGGCTCCCCGAGGAGATTCTCTCGATGCGGCCGGAGGAGCTCTCCCTGATGGTGTTTGCGCTGATCGCAAACCTGTGTACGGCGTCAGCCTGA